The following proteins come from a genomic window of Campylobacter coli 76339:
- a CDS encoding TsaD/Kae1/Qri7 protein, required for threonylcarbamoyladenosine t(6)A37 formation in tRNA codes for MKNLILAIESSCDDSSIAVIDKDTLECKFHKKISQEMDHNVYGGVVPELAARLHSEALPRILEQCKGYFDKLCAIAVTNEPGLSVSLLSGISMAKTLALSLNLPLMAINHLKGHIYSLFLEEPICLDMGILLVSGGHTMVLYLGKDGKIEILARTNDDSFGESFDKVAKMMNLGYPGGVLIENLAQKAKLKNIHFNIPLKHSKELAYSFSGLKNAVRLEILKYENLDEDIKAEIAYGFENAACGHIMDKLEKIFNLYKFKTFGVVGGASANLNLRTRLQNLCEKYQSELKLAPLKYCSDNALMIARAGADAYKRKEFVDIEEEILSPKNKNFLRI; via the coding sequence ATGAAAAATCTTATTTTAGCCATAGAAAGTTCTTGTGATGATAGCTCTATAGCAGTGATCGATAAAGATACTTTAGAATGTAAATTTCATAAAAAAATTTCTCAAGAGATGGACCACAATGTTTATGGCGGAGTAGTGCCTGAGCTTGCAGCAAGACTTCACAGTGAAGCCTTGCCAAGGATACTTGAACAATGCAAGGGATATTTTGATAAACTCTGTGCCATAGCTGTGACAAATGAACCTGGGCTGAGTGTTTCTTTGCTTAGTGGTATCAGCATGGCAAAGACTTTAGCGCTTAGTCTTAATTTGCCTTTAATGGCTATCAATCATCTTAAAGGCCATATTTATAGTCTTTTTTTAGAAGAGCCAATTTGTCTTGATATGGGAATTTTGCTTGTAAGTGGTGGGCATACCATGGTTCTTTATCTTGGGAAAGATGGAAAAATAGAAATTTTAGCAAGAACTAATGATGATAGCTTTGGCGAAAGCTTTGATAAGGTGGCCAAGATGATGAATTTGGGCTATCCTGGTGGAGTGCTTATAGAAAATTTAGCTCAAAAAGCCAAATTAAAAAATATCCACTTTAACATCCCTTTAAAACACTCCAAAGAGCTTGCTTATAGTTTTTCAGGGCTTAAAAATGCAGTGCGTTTGGAAATTTTAAAATATGAAAATTTAGATGAAGATATAAAAGCAGAAATTGCTTATGGATTTGAAAATGCGGCATGCGGGCATATCATGGATAAACTAGAAAAGATTTTTAATCTTTATAAATTTAAAACCTTTGGTGTTGTAGGAGGAGCAAGTGCGAATTTAAATTTGCGCACTCGTTTGCAAAATTTATGTGAAAAATATCAAAGTGAATTAAAACTAGCTCCTTTAAAATACTGCTCCGATAATGCCTTAATGATAGCAAGAGCTGGGGCCGATGCTTATAAAAGAAAAGAATTTGTGGATATCGAAGAAGAAATTTTAAGTCCAAAAAATAAAAATTTTTTAAGGATATAA
- a CDS encoding Type II secretion envelope pseudopilin protein (PulG,guides folded protein to PulD in outer membrane), protein MKRAFTILELVFVIVILGILAAIALPKFSSSRDEAEVSKSLNNLKTLINDISIYALKNSHLGAMNLMSNVSGVENVDLKNFTGIKEVKFRVGEDKECIKLIFIDKNDFVLMGISSNEASKNAIINIANNPKQEIQSLDFTSSSKNKACVALSKNENFKNLASQTYVLIGGFDDSK, encoded by the coding sequence GTGAAAAGAGCTTTTACTATACTAGAACTTGTTTTTGTTATCGTGATTTTAGGAATTTTAGCAGCGATTGCTTTGCCAAAATTCAGTTCTAGTAGAGATGAGGCTGAGGTGAGCAAATCCTTAAATAACCTTAAAACTTTAATTAACGATATAAGTATCTATGCCTTAAAAAATAGCCATTTGGGCGCTATGAATCTTATGAGTAATGTAAGCGGAGTGGAAAATGTCGATCTTAAAAATTTCACAGGTATAAAAGAAGTGAAATTTAGAGTGGGAGAAGATAAAGAGTGTATAAAGCTGATTTTCATCGATAAAAATGATTTTGTGTTGATGGGAATTTCTAGCAACGAAGCAAGTAAAAATGCCATAATTAACATAGCCAATAATCCAAAACAAGAAATTCAAAGCTTAGACTTTACAAGCAGCTCAAAAAATAAAGCTTGCGTGGCCTTAAGCAAAAATGAGAATTTTAAGAATTTGGCGAGCCAAACTTATGTTTTAATAGGGGGATTTGATGATAGTAAATAA
- a CDS encoding Motility accessory factor yields MSILEKNIQALLSGVNEPLGNKLLNFIQTKTCSRFSMDEKLNIYDKNNNIFMYENLEEEINYFYQNILKKTLRYPFICIYGIGNALLIKNLAKHYKHLFVFESEIELFILALSIVDLSEELRAYKIIFFDCSAEDIEIQIAMVFDQQSILEYLSLYEMFIGGRYYLQNYEASILSLNELCIKSAGVAIRNADIACFLPLLTYGQFLQNIPAMLESIPFQRILSERKNKFENAIVVSAGPSLTKQLSLLKQYQDKALIFCADGALSMLEKEGITPDYITNLDSRDLALKFFENKEKLKQSIVVLECATHPNVVQKLKGKNCMIILRDKALYQRFNFNDFGYIDTGTHVSHFSYALALALGCKNIIMIGQDLAFDKEGNSHTKDFALGKDADAKLNFPTLRVPAYANKGEVLTHIAWNDYRIKLEYLFARNTQAKFYNATEGGAKINFTKELSFKECCENILQEVKPRFEIPKKLTRNRSDKLLKKFQEKLREDFKICDLFLEDASSLSRALESILISEKKLTLEFLQKVCDSIDKFNLTVLEDEFLQDEVLRGNFSQRGKIISDVLKQHIQDPLEFLLAYIKSYNEWLLIFVEKLGKKADAISRIIP; encoded by the coding sequence ATGAGTATCCTAGAAAAAAATATACAAGCCTTATTAAGTGGAGTCAATGAACCCCTAGGAAATAAACTTTTAAATTTTATACAAACTAAAACTTGCTCTCGTTTTAGCATGGATGAAAAATTAAATATATATGATAAAAACAATAATATTTTTATGTATGAAAATCTAGAAGAAGAAATAAATTATTTTTATCAAAACATTTTAAAAAAAACCTTAAGATATCCTTTTATATGTATCTATGGTATAGGCAATGCCTTACTTATTAAAAACCTAGCAAAACATTATAAACATCTTTTTGTATTTGAAAGCGAAATAGAACTTTTTATCTTAGCTTTGAGTATAGTGGATTTGAGTGAAGAGTTAAGAGCTTATAAAATTATTTTTTTTGATTGTTCAGCAGAAGATATAGAAATTCAAATTGCTATGGTTTTTGATCAGCAAAGTATTTTGGAGTATCTAAGTTTATATGAAATGTTTATAGGTGGACGTTATTATCTTCAAAATTATGAAGCATCAATTTTATCTTTAAATGAGCTTTGTATTAAAAGTGCAGGTGTAGCGATAAGAAATGCAGATATTGCCTGCTTTTTACCTTTATTGACTTACGGACAGTTTTTACAAAACATCCCTGCTATGCTTGAAAGCATTCCTTTTCAAAGAATTTTAAGTGAAAGAAAAAATAAATTTGAAAATGCTATTGTTGTTTCTGCAGGTCCAAGCCTAACTAAGCAGCTTTCTTTATTGAAACAATATCAAGATAAAGCACTTATTTTTTGTGCTGACGGGGCTTTAAGCATGCTTGAAAAAGAAGGCATAACGCCTGATTATATTACAAATTTGGATTCTAGGGATTTGGCATTGAAGTTTTTTGAAAATAAGGAAAAATTAAAGCAAAGCATTGTCGTACTTGAATGTGCTACACATCCCAATGTAGTGCAAAAATTAAAGGGTAAAAACTGTATGATTATTTTAAGAGATAAAGCTTTATATCAGCGTTTCAATTTTAATGATTTTGGCTATATAGATACAGGTACCCATGTAAGTCATTTTTCTTACGCTTTGGCTTTGGCTCTTGGATGTAAAAATATCATTATGATAGGACAAGATTTAGCTTTTGACAAAGAAGGAAATTCACACACTAAAGATTTTGCTTTGGGCAAAGATGCTGATGCAAAACTAAATTTTCCAACTCTAAGAGTTCCAGCATATGCTAACAAAGGCGAAGTTTTAACTCATATAGCTTGGAATGATTATCGTATAAAATTAGAATATTTATTTGCAAGAAATACTCAAGCAAAATTTTATAATGCCACCGAAGGAGGAGCAAAGATTAATTTTACCAAAGAGCTTTCTTTTAAAGAGTGTTGTGAAAATATTTTACAAGAAGTAAAGCCTAGGTTTGAAATACCAAAAAAATTAACTAGAAATCGAAGCGATAAGTTGTTGAAAAAATTTCAAGAAAAACTGCGTGAAGATTTTAAAATTTGCGACCTTTTTCTAGAAGATGCTTCAAGTCTAAGCAGAGCCTTAGAAAGCATTTTGATTTCAGAGAAAAAGTTAACTTTAGAATTCTTGCAAAAAGTTTGTGATAGTATTGATAAATTTAATTTGACTGTACTTGAAGATGAATTTTTGCAAGATGAAGTTTTGAGAGGAAATTTTTCTCAAAGAGGGAAAATTATCAGTGATGTTCTTAAGCAGCATATACAAGATCCATTGGAATTCTTACTAGCTTATATCAAATCTTATAATGAATGGCTTTTGATTTTTGTTGAGAAGCTCGGTAAAAAAGCCGATGCTATTTCTAGGATTATCCCATGA
- a CDS encoding Motility accessory factor, giving the protein MTTLEKNIQALLSGVNEPLGNKLLNFIQTKTCSRFSMDEKLNIYDKNNNIFMYENLEEEINYFYQNILKKTLRYPFICIYGIGNALLIKNLAKHYKHLFVFESEIELFILALNVVDLSEELCSGKIYLVDMKDDGMNLQLSMLFDQYGTFEWLYLYDMFVNCNYYQNYFIDFLTLANHKCLDNIELVLRENVSTDFIMLCYKQFLQNIPAMLESIPFQRILSERKNKFENAIVVSAGPSLTKQLSLLKQYQDKALIFCADGALNILLKEHIKPDYILNLDFEDLPCKFFSDLEGCEDAIFLLAATTHPSVVELLKNQNKTLVISNISYYRCYRLEDFGYIDTGTHVSHFSYALALALGCKNIIMIGQDLAFDKEGNSHTKDFALGKDADAKLNFPTLRVPAYANKGEVLTHIAWNDYRIKLEYLFARNTQAKFYNATEGGAKINFTKELSFKECCENILQEVKPRFEIPKTLTANRSQKIFTKFKDIVQKNIQICQDFIDDASTLEQALCAIINSNKDLPLVFLHNVYKNISNFDMHLQQDKLMGDSFLKALHGYKGKCISEVIVSKSQNEGQFLIDFIKAYYQFLKVLILKINDRKELLIQTL; this is encoded by the coding sequence ATGACCACACTAGAAAAAAATATACAAGCCTTATTAAGTGGAGTCAATGAACCCCTAGGAAATAAACTTTTAAATTTTATACAAACTAAAACTTGCTCTCGTTTTAGCATGGATGAAAAATTAAATATATATGATAAAAACAATAATATTTTTATGTATGAAAATCTAGAAGAAGAAATAAATTATTTTTATCAAAACATTTTAAAAAAAACCTTAAGATATCCTTTTATATGTATCTATGGTATAGGCAATGCCTTACTTATTAAAAACCTAGCAAAACATTATAAACATCTTTTTGTATTTGAAAGCGAAATAGAGCTTTTTATCTTAGCTTTAAATGTGGTAGATTTAAGCGAAGAGCTTTGCAGTGGAAAAATTTATCTTGTAGATATGAAAGATGATGGGATGAATTTACAATTAAGTATGCTTTTTGACCAATATGGTACTTTTGAATGGCTTTATCTTTATGATATGTTTGTAAATTGTAATTATTATCAAAATTACTTCATTGATTTTTTGACTTTGGCTAATCATAAATGTTTAGATAATATAGAATTGGTTTTAAGAGAAAATGTTTCTACTGATTTTATTATGCTTTGCTATAAGCAGTTTTTACAAAACATCCCTGCTATGCTTGAAAGTATTCCTTTTCAAAGAATTTTAAGTGAAAGAAAAAATAAATTTGAAAATGCTATTGTTGTTTCTGCAGGTCCAAGCCTAACTAAGCAGCTTTCTTTATTGAAACAATATCAAGATAAAGCACTTATTTTTTGTGCTGACGGGGCTTTAAATATACTTCTAAAAGAACATATAAAACCTGATTATATTTTAAATTTAGATTTTGAAGATTTGCCTTGTAAATTTTTTAGCGATCTTGAAGGTTGTGAAGATGCTATATTTTTGCTTGCAGCAACTACGCATCCAAGTGTAGTTGAACTTTTAAAAAATCAAAATAAAACTTTGGTTATTAGCAATATATCTTACTATAGATGCTATCGTTTAGAAGATTTTGGCTATATAGATACAGGTACCCATGTAAGTCATTTTTCTTACGCTTTGGCTTTGGCTCTTGGATGTAAAAATATCATTATGATAGGACAAGATTTAGCTTTTGACAAAGAAGGAAATTCACACACTAAAGATTTTGCTTTGGGCAAAGATGCTGATGCAAAACTAAATTTTCCAACTCTAAGAGTTCCAGCATATGCTAACAAAGGCGAAGTTTTAACTCATATAGCTTGGAATGATTATCGTATAAAATTAGAATATTTATTTGCAAGAAATACTCAAGCAAAATTTTATAATGCCACCGAAGGAGGAGCAAAGATTAATTTTACCAAAGAGCTTTCTTTTAAAGAGTGTTGTGAAAATATTTTACAAGAAGTAAAGCCTAGGTTTGAAATACCAAAAACCCTCACTGCAAATCGTAGCCAAAAAATATTTACTAAATTTAAAGATATAGTTCAAAAAAATATACAAATTTGTCAAGATTTTATAGATGATGCAAGTACTTTGGAACAAGCACTTTGTGCCATTATTAACTCAAACAAAGATTTGCCTTTGGTTTTTTTGCATAATGTATATAAAAATATTTCAAATTTTGATATGCATTTGCAACAAGATAAACTTATGGGAGATAGTTTTCTAAAAGCACTCCACGGTTACAAGGGCAAATGTATAAGCGAGGTGATAGTATCTAAAAGTCAAAATGAGGGTCAATTTTTGATCGATTTTATTAAAGCTTATTATCAATTTTTAAAAGTTTTAATTCTAAAAATTAATGATAGAAAAGAACTTTTAATCCAAACCCTATAA
- a CDS encoding Flagellin translates to MGFRINTNVAALNAKANSDLNSRALDQSLSRLSSGLRINSAADDASGMAIADSLRSQANTLGQAISNGNDALGILQTADKAMDEQLKILDTIKTKATQAAQDGQSTKTRTMLQADINRLMEELDNIANTTSFNGKQLLSGGFTNQEFQIGASSNQTIKATIGATQSSKIGVTRFETGDVVRQSGTVGLTIKNYNGIEDFKFQNVVISTSVGTGLGALAEEINRNADKTGVRATFNVQTVGTDAIKAGSTDDNFSINGVIIGKVDYSDNDENGSLISAINAVKDTTGVQASKDENGKLVLTSADGRGIKITGGIGAGANIALKENYGRLSLVKNDGRDIAISGTNISVAGFGATQIVSQSSVSLRESKGQIDANVADSMGFNSTLGSGKQAITGYSDAAAFMNAAGSGYSSGSGYSIGSGKNYSQGLSNAVFANSTTFSAAFNASAGSGYSNGSGNSQFATMKTSAANALGVKDETAGVTTLKGAMAVMDIAETAITNLDQIRADIGSVQNQVTSTINNITVTQVNVKSAESQIRDVDFASESANYSKANILAQSGSYAMAQANSSQQNVLRLLQ, encoded by the coding sequence ATGGGATTTCGTATTAACACAAATGTTGCAGCATTAAATGCTAAAGCAAATTCAGATCTAAACAGCAGAGCATTAGATCAATCACTTTCAAGACTTAGTTCAGGTCTTAGAATCAACTCCGCAGCAGATGATGCTTCAGGGATGGCAATAGCAGATAGCTTAAGATCTCAAGCAAATACCCTAGGTCAAGCTATATCAAACGGTAATGATGCTTTAGGTATCTTGCAAACTGCAGATAAGGCTATGGATGAGCAACTTAAAATCTTAGATACTATCAAGACTAAAGCAACCCAAGCAGCTCAAGATGGACAAAGTACAAAAACAAGAACCATGCTTCAAGCAGATATCAACCGCTTGATGGAAGAGCTTGATAATATCGCAAATACGACTTCATTTAACGGTAAGCAACTTTTAAGTGGTGGTTTTACAAATCAAGAATTCCAAATTGGCGCAAGTTCAAACCAAACGATAAAAGCTACCATAGGTGCTACTCAATCTTCCAAAATCGGTGTAACAAGATTTGAAACAGGGGACGTTGTAAGACAGAGTGGTACTGTAGGTCTTACCATTAAAAATTATAATGGTATAGAAGATTTTAAATTCCAAAATGTAGTGATTTCTACTTCTGTAGGTACAGGTCTTGGAGCTTTAGCTGAAGAGATTAATAGAAATGCAGATAAAACTGGTGTAAGAGCAACTTTTAATGTGCAAACTGTAGGAACTGATGCAATTAAAGCTGGTTCAACTGATGATAATTTTTCTATCAATGGTGTTATCATTGGTAAAGTAGATTATAGCGATAACGATGAAAATGGTTCTTTAATCTCAGCTATAAATGCGGTAAAAGATACAACCGGTGTTCAAGCTTCTAAAGATGAAAATGGTAAACTCGTTCTTACTTCGGCTGATGGTAGAGGGATTAAGATCACAGGTGGTATAGGTGCTGGGGCAAACATTGCTTTAAAAGAAAACTATGGTCGTTTATCTTTGGTAAAAAATGATGGCAGGGATATTGCTATTAGTGGTACAAATATAAGCGTTGCTGGATTTGGTGCAACTCAAATTGTTTCTCAATCGTCTGTGTCTCTAAGAGAATCAAAAGGACAGATTGATGCGAATGTAGCAGATTCCATGGGGTTTAATTCGACTTTAGGTAGTGGAAAACAAGCAATTACAGGCTATTCTGATGCAGCAGCATTTATGAATGCAGCAGGTTCAGGATATTCTTCAGGTTCAGGATATTCTATAGGTAGTGGTAAAAATTATTCACAAGGACTTTCGAATGCTGTATTTGCTAACTCTACAACTTTTTCTGCAGCTTTTAATGCAAGTGCGGGCTCAGGCTATTCTAATGGCTCAGGCAATTCTCAGTTTGCTACAATGAAAACATCAGCAGCTAATGCTCTTGGTGTCAAAGACGAAACCGCAGGTGTAACCACTCTAAAAGGTGCTATGGCTGTTATGGATATAGCAGAAACTGCTATTACCAACCTTGATCAAATCAGAGCAGATATAGGTTCTGTGCAAAATCAAGTTACATCAACTATAAACAACATTACTGTAACTCAAGTAAATGTTAAATCTGCAGAATCACAAATTAGAGATGTAGACTTTGCAAGTGAAAGTGCAAACTATTCTAAAGCAAATATCTTAGCTCAAAGTGGTTCTTATGCTATGGCTCAAGCAAATTCAAGCCAGCAAAATGTTTTAAGATTGCTACAGTAG
- a CDS encoding Flagellin, with protein MGFRINTNIGALNAHANSVVNARELDKSLSRLSSGLRINSAADDASGMAIADSLRSQAATLGQAINNGNDAIGILQTADKAMDEQLKILDTIKTKATQAAQDGQSLKTRTMLQADINRLMEELDNIANTTSFNGKQLLSGGFTNQEFQIGASSNQTIKASIGPTQSSKIGVTRFETGALITASGTVGLTIKNYNGLEDFKFQNVVISTSVGTGLGALAEEINRNADKTGVRATFNVQTVGMHSILKGSTSADFAINGVIIGVIDYERK; from the coding sequence ATGGGTTTTAGAATAAACACCAACATCGGTGCATTGAACGCACATGCAAATTCAGTTGTTAATGCTAGAGAACTTGATAAGTCTTTAAGTAGACTCAGTTCAGGTCTTAGAATTAACTCCGCAGCAGATGATGCTTCAGGGATGGCGATAGCAGATTCTTTGCGTTCACAAGCAGCAACTTTAGGTCAAGCTATCAACAATGGTAACGATGCCATAGGTATCTTGCAAACTGCAGATAAGGCTATGGATGAGCAACTTAAAATCTTAGATACCATCAAGACTAAAGCAACCCAAGCAGCTCAAGATGGACAAAGTTTAAAAACAAGAACCATGCTTCAAGCAGATATCAACCGCTTGATGGAAGAGCTTGATAATATCGCAAATACGACTTCATTTAACGGTAAGCAACTTTTAAGTGGTGGTTTTACAAATCAAGAATTCCAAATTGGCGCAAGTTCAAACCAAACGATAAAAGCAAGTATAGGCCCTACTCAATCTTCCAAAATCGGTGTAACAAGATTTGAAACAGGCGCTCTTATTACTGCGAGCGGTACTGTAGGTCTTACCATTAAAAACTATAATGGTTTGGAAGATTTTAAATTCCAAAATGTAGTGATTTCTACTTCTGTAGGTACAGGTCTTGGAGCTTTAGCTGAAGAGATTAATAGAAATGCAGATAAAACTGGTGTAAGAGCAACTTTTAATGTGCAAACTGTAGGTATGCACTCTATTTTAAAAGGCTCAACAAGTGCTGATTTTGCTATTAATGGAGTAATCATAGGGGTTATAGACTACGAACGAAAGTGA
- a CDS encoding Flagellin translates to LIAAINSVKDTTGVEASKDENGKLVLTSRDGRGIKIEGSIGAASGIKTNQYENYGRLSLVKNDGRDINISGMNLTAVGFASTQQISQASVSLRESKGQIDGNIADAMGFNAIQGGKFIVSGTGTAAGSIADWMSTAGSGFSAGSGYSAGQAGKNYSTILEGNINVISATGAISGLYHVSAGSGFSAGSNQSQFAAMNTTAMGVKDESAGVTTLKGAMAVMDIVETATINLDQIRADIGSVQNQLQVTINNITVTQVNVKSAESQIRDVDFAAESANFSKYNILAQSGSYAMSQANAVQQNVLKLLQ, encoded by the coding sequence TTAATTGCTGCTATAAATTCGGTAAAAGATACAACCGGTGTTGAAGCTTCTAAAGATGAAAATGGTAAACTCGTTCTCACCTCAAGAGATGGTAGAGGGATTAAAATCGAAGGTAGCATAGGTGCTGCTTCAGGGATTAAAACCAACCAATATGAAAACTATGGTCGTTTATCTTTGGTAAAAAATGATGGTAGGGATATTAATATTAGCGGAATGAATCTTACTGCAGTTGGCTTTGCTAGCACTCAGCAAATCTCTCAAGCTTCTGTTTCTTTAAGAGAGTCAAAAGGACAAATTGATGGAAATATCGCAGATGCTATGGGATTTAATGCTATACAAGGTGGAAAATTCATAGTAAGTGGTACAGGTACGGCAGCTGGAAGTATTGCGGATTGGATGAGTACAGCAGGATCAGGTTTTTCAGCTGGTTCTGGATATTCAGCAGGACAAGCAGGAAAAAATTATTCAACAATTTTAGAGGGCAACATAAATGTTATCTCAGCAACAGGAGCTATTAGCGGTCTTTATCATGTTTCAGCAGGATCAGGTTTTTCAGCTGGTTCGAATCAATCTCAATTTGCTGCGATGAATACAACTGCCATGGGTGTCAAAGATGAAAGTGCAGGTGTAACCACTCTAAAAGGTGCTATGGCTGTGATGGATATAGTAGAAACTGCTACAATAAATCTTGATCAAATCAGAGCAGATATAGGTTCTGTACAAAATCAGCTTCAAGTAACTATAAACAACATTACTGTAACTCAAGTAAATGTTAAATCTGCAGAATCACAAATCAGAGATGTAGATTTCGCTGCAGAAAGTGCAAATTTTTCTAAATATAATATCCTTGCACAATCAGGCTCGTATGCTATGAGTCAAGCTAACGCTGTACAGCAAAATGTTTTAAAGCTACTTCAATAA
- a CDS encoding Motility accessory factor produces the protein MQNNNYFKKNLEQLDKELKNKLNSINELREFSYTIGSDALDINIIKKRNLKSIYKNPLIELQESLKYFQNFSHYPLMLFYGLGNGIFYKALLQNKKHKQIIVFEGELEIIFLILHLVDFSQELKEKRLKIIYSKDFNYVLADQIFSSNRFYLFVKTYNLYHHCDFYKTYKEDINKINSYNMQAIKNISLRKGNDPKDAMQGIEQFIYNIPKMINQPSYKELLKKRLSSKQTAIIVGTGPSLTKQLPLLKKYHNKAIIFCADSAYNILEREKIKPDYVCMLERDEIVAECFNNDFKNFDKDILFLCASLVHKRTIDYLEKNKRNYLLVTRAQPFALALKLDEFGYIGGGMSVSHMMYEIACHMKFENIILIGQDLAYGEDGISHSKGFIHASYHDGHYQRDFGKYTTTAYGGIGKVESSEVWTLFRQIFENYIFHIGTSKTYNCTEGGARIEGAIEKSFKEICDDLLTTEIKKPLKKVYKLTRKDQNILLLKAYKNIKKNIALSEQLAKKCKILFKQISEQKKQKYTLEELVMKIDSFKEILEYPKYNFIQEILGPTLYHEESLIAPIFVQDIKNESERQNKILAWIYAHRSLIESILDLILVLNQRLKKDIVPLRDMLERRKLI, from the coding sequence ATGCAGAATAATAATTATTTTAAAAAAAATTTAGAACAACTCGATAAAGAATTAAAAAATAAATTAAATTCTATAAATGAATTAAGGGAATTTAGTTATACTATCGGAAGCGATGCATTAGACATTAATATTATAAAAAAAAGAAATTTAAAATCTATCTACAAAAATCCCTTAATTGAGCTTCAAGAATCTCTAAAATATTTTCAAAATTTTTCTCATTATCCACTAATGTTGTTTTATGGTCTAGGGAATGGAATATTTTATAAAGCTCTTTTACAAAACAAAAAACATAAACAAATTATAGTTTTTGAAGGAGAGTTGGAAATTATATTTTTAATTTTGCACTTAGTTGATTTTAGTCAAGAGTTAAAAGAGAAAAGACTTAAGATAATTTATAGTAAAGACTTTAATTATGTATTGGCTGATCAAATATTTTCATCAAATAGATTTTATTTATTTGTTAAAACTTATAATCTTTATCACCATTGCGATTTTTATAAAACCTATAAAGAAGATATAAATAAAATCAATTCTTACAACATGCAAGCCATTAAAAATATTTCATTGCGCAAAGGCAATGATCCAAAAGACGCTATGCAAGGAATTGAACAATTTATTTACAATATCCCTAAAATGATCAATCAGCCAAGCTATAAAGAATTACTAAAAAAAAGACTCAGCTCAAAACAAACTGCTATCATAGTTGGCACAGGACCATCCTTGACAAAACAATTGCCTTTGCTAAAAAAATACCACAATAAAGCTATAATTTTTTGTGCCGATAGTGCTTATAATATCCTAGAGCGAGAAAAAATAAAACCTGATTATGTATGCATGTTAGAGCGTGATGAGATTGTGGCTGAATGTTTTAATAATGATTTTAAAAATTTTGATAAAGATATCTTATTTCTATGTGCTTCTCTCGTACACAAAAGAACAATTGATTATCTTGAAAAAAATAAAAGAAATTATCTCTTAGTCACAAGAGCTCAACCTTTTGCCCTAGCTTTAAAACTTGATGAATTTGGATATATAGGAGGTGGAATGAGTGTATCTCATATGATGTATGAGATAGCGTGCCATATGAAATTTGAAAACATTATACTAATTGGACAAGATTTAGCCTATGGAGAGGATGGAATTTCACATTCTAAAGGTTTTATACATGCAAGCTATCATGATGGACACTATCAAAGAGATTTTGGCAAGTATACAACAACTGCCTATGGAGGCATAGGAAAAGTAGAAAGTTCAGAAGTTTGGACTTTATTTAGGCAAATCTTTGAAAATTATATTTTTCATATTGGGACAAGTAAAACTTATAATTGTACCGAAGGAGGTGCTAGAATAGAAGGCGCTATAGAAAAATCATTTAAAGAGATTTGTGACGATCTTTTGACCACTGAAATAAAAAAACCTTTAAAAAAAGTATATAAGCTAACACGAAAAGATCAAAATATTTTATTGCTTAAGGCCTATAAAAATATCAAAAAAAATATAGCTTTATCAGAACAACTTGCTAAAAAGTGTAAAATTTTATTTAAACAAATTTCAGAGCAGAAAAAACAAAAATATACCCTAGAAGAACTCGTTATGAAAATTGATTCTTTTAAAGAAATATTAGAATATCCAAAATATAATTTTATTCAAGAAATTTTAGGGCCGACTCTATATCATGAAGAAAGTTTAATAGCACCCATTTTTGTACAAGATATAAAAAATGAGAGCGAACGCCAAAATAAAATTTTAGCATGGATTTATGCTCATAGATCACTGATTGAAAGTATTTTAGATCTTATTTTAGTATTAAATCAAAGATTAAAAAAAGATATTGTCCCTTTGCGCGATATGCTAGAAAGAAGGAAGCTTATTTGA